A single genomic interval of Porphyromonas sp. oral taxon 275 harbors:
- a CDS encoding DUF1015 domain-containing protein, with protein sequence MAIIKPFRGIRPPQELVERVASRPYDVLNSEEARAEAEGNEMSLYHIIRPEIDFPVGTDEHDEAVYAKAAENFRRFRDKGWLVQDPEENYYVYAQTMNGKTQYGLVVCAAVQDYMTGVIKKHELTRKDKEEDRMKHVRVNNANIEPVFFAYPAKAEINAIVAKYTAAKPVYSFIAPLDGFGHEFWIIDDKKDIARITELFAEMPALYIADGHHRSAAAALVGDEKRRQNPNHRGDEEYNYFMAVCFPDDQLTIIDYNRVVKDLNGLTKEELLKRLEEHFIVEDKGTEIYHPAALHNFSLYLGDHWYSLTARPGTYDDHDPIGVLDVTISSQLILDELLGIKDLRTDKRIDFVGGIRGLGELKKRVDSGEMKLALALYPVSMKQLIDIADSGAIMPPKTTWFEPKLRSGLIIHELV encoded by the coding sequence ATGGCGATCATCAAACCATTCAGGGGCATACGTCCCCCCCAGGAGCTCGTCGAGCGCGTCGCCTCTCGTCCCTACGACGTCCTCAACAGTGAGGAGGCTCGTGCCGAGGCCGAGGGCAACGAGATGTCCCTCTACCATATCATCCGCCCTGAGATCGACTTCCCCGTCGGCACGGATGAGCATGACGAGGCGGTCTATGCTAAGGCTGCTGAGAACTTCCGCCGATTCCGCGACAAGGGCTGGCTCGTCCAGGACCCCGAGGAGAACTACTACGTCTACGCCCAGACGATGAATGGGAAGACGCAGTACGGCCTCGTCGTCTGTGCTGCTGTCCAGGACTATATGACGGGCGTCATCAAGAAGCATGAGCTGACCCGCAAGGATAAGGAGGAGGACCGCATGAAGCACGTGCGCGTGAACAATGCCAATATCGAGCCAGTCTTCTTCGCCTACCCTGCCAAGGCTGAGATCAACGCCATCGTAGCCAAGTACACGGCCGCCAAGCCCGTCTACAGCTTCATCGCACCGCTGGACGGCTTCGGCCATGAGTTCTGGATCATCGATGATAAGAAGGACATCGCCCGCATCACGGAGCTCTTCGCCGAGATGCCCGCCCTCTACATCGCCGACGGTCACCACCGCTCTGCCGCTGCTGCCCTGGTCGGGGATGAGAAGCGTCGCCAGAACCCCAATCATCGTGGGGACGAGGAGTACAACTACTTCATGGCCGTGTGCTTCCCTGATGATCAGCTCACCATCATTGACTACAACCGCGTGGTCAAGGACCTCAATGGGCTGACTAAGGAGGAGCTGCTGAAGCGCCTCGAGGAGCACTTCATCGTCGAGGACAAGGGGACGGAGATCTACCACCCCGCAGCGCTGCACAACTTCTCCCTCTACCTCGGCGACCACTGGTACTCGCTGACGGCACGCCCCGGTACCTACGATGACCACGACCCCATCGGCGTGCTCGACGTCACGATCTCCTCCCAGCTCATCCTCGACGAACTGCTGGGCATCAAGGATCTGCGTACCGACAAGCGTATCGACTTCGTCGGTGGCATCCGTGGCCTCGGGGAGCTGAAGAAGCGCGTCGATAGCGGTGAGATGAAGCTCGCCCTAGCGCTCTACCCCGTCTCGATGAAGCAGCTGATCGACATCGCCGACAGTGGGGCGATCATGCCGCCCAAGACGACGTGGTTCGAGCCTAAGCTCCGCTCCGGTCTCATCATCCACGAGCTGGTCTAG
- a CDS encoding NAD(P)-dependent oxidoreductase, translating to MSRVLIATEKPFAAPAVAGIKSILSEAGFEVVLLEKYSAKSELLAAVADVDAIIIRSDIIDQEVFDAAPQLKIVVRAGAGYDNVDLEAATAHGVCVMNTPGQNANAVAELVFALLLFTVRNRFNGASGTELKDKKLGLLAYGNTGRNVARIAKGIGMDIYAYDPFTPAEVMQQEGVHPVASQRELFSTCDIVSLHIPATPETKGSIGRELVSLLPKKGILVNTARKEIINEPELLELLKEREDLRFLSDIRPAAHEDYEAALGERYFSTPKKMGAQTAEANTNAGLAAARQIVGFIKEGNERFRLNK from the coding sequence ATGTCTAGAGTCCTTATTGCCACCGAAAAGCCCTTTGCTGCCCCCGCCGTAGCAGGGATCAAGTCCATCCTCAGCGAGGCTGGCTTCGAGGTCGTCCTCCTCGAGAAGTACAGCGCCAAGAGCGAGCTGCTGGCTGCCGTCGCTGATGTCGACGCCATCATCATCCGCAGCGACATCATCGACCAGGAGGTCTTCGACGCCGCCCCCCAGCTCAAGATCGTCGTGCGTGCTGGCGCAGGCTACGACAACGTAGACCTCGAGGCAGCTACCGCCCATGGTGTCTGCGTCATGAACACCCCAGGGCAGAACGCCAATGCCGTGGCTGAGCTCGTCTTCGCCCTGCTGCTCTTCACCGTCCGCAACCGCTTCAACGGCGCCTCGGGCACGGAGCTCAAGGACAAGAAGCTGGGCCTGCTGGCCTACGGCAATACGGGGCGCAACGTCGCACGCATCGCCAAGGGTATCGGCATGGATATCTACGCCTACGACCCCTTCACGCCTGCCGAGGTCATGCAGCAGGAGGGCGTACACCCCGTAGCTAGCCAGCGCGAGCTCTTCTCCACCTGCGACATCGTCTCCCTGCACATCCCCGCCACGCCCGAGACCAAGGGCTCCATCGGCCGCGAGCTGGTCAGCCTGCTGCCCAAGAAGGGGATCCTCGTGAACACCGCCCGCAAGGAGATCATCAACGAGCCCGAGCTGCTCGAGCTGCTCAAGGAGCGTGAGGACCTGCGCTTCCTCTCCGACATCCGTCCCGCAGCCCACGAGGACTACGAGGCTGCCCTCGGTGAGCGCTACTTCTCCACGCCCAAGAAGATGGGTGCCCAGACGGCTGAGGCCAATACCAACGCTGGGCTGGCCGCTGCCCGACAGATCGTGGGCTTCATCAAGGAGGGCAACGAGCGCTTCCGTCTCAACAAGTAG
- the serC gene encoding 3-phosphoserine/phosphohydroxythreonine transaminase has translation MKKHNFSAGPSILDESVIKDAAAAVLNYAGTGLSILEVSHRGKEFTATMEEARRLMKELLDIPEGYEVLFLGGGASLQFAQVAMNLLKTKAAYVDSGTWANKAAKEAKLFGEVVSFSSKADNYVWYPKPWLTGEVPSDIDYLHLTSNNTVYGTELRYDPDVKVRLVGDMSSDIFTREVDIAKYDLIYGGAQKNIAPAGATFVIVRRDALGHVDRPLPTMLDYRTHVDKDSMYNTPPVFPVYVALQTMKWYKELGGVKVLEQMNLEKAAILYDEIDRNPLFRGTVNTEDRSIMNVCFVMSDAYQELEKEFYEFASARGFVSFKGHRSVGGFRASLYNAMPKSSVEYFVQTMKDFERKVAK, from the coding sequence ATGAAGAAGCACAATTTCTCCGCTGGACCCTCCATCCTGGACGAAAGCGTGATCAAGGATGCAGCTGCTGCCGTCCTTAACTATGCAGGCACTGGCCTGTCTATCCTCGAAGTCTCTCACCGTGGCAAGGAGTTCACCGCTACGATGGAGGAGGCACGCCGTCTGATGAAGGAGCTGCTCGATATCCCTGAGGGCTACGAAGTGCTCTTCCTCGGGGGCGGCGCCAGCCTTCAGTTCGCTCAGGTAGCCATGAACCTGCTGAAGACCAAGGCGGCCTACGTCGACTCTGGTACCTGGGCAAACAAGGCTGCCAAGGAAGCTAAGCTCTTCGGCGAAGTAGTCAGCTTCTCCTCCAAGGCCGACAACTACGTCTGGTACCCCAAGCCCTGGCTCACCGGTGAGGTGCCTAGCGACATCGACTACCTCCACCTGACGAGCAATAACACCGTCTACGGTACCGAGCTGCGCTACGATCCCGACGTCAAGGTCCGCCTCGTAGGGGACATGTCCTCCGACATCTTCACCCGTGAGGTAGATATCGCTAAGTACGACCTCATCTATGGCGGTGCGCAGAAGAACATCGCACCCGCAGGGGCTACCTTCGTCATCGTACGTCGCGACGCCCTCGGCCACGTAGATCGTCCACTGCCTACGATGCTCGACTACCGCACGCACGTCGACAAGGACTCGATGTACAACACGCCTCCTGTCTTCCCCGTATACGTCGCCCTGCAGACGATGAAGTGGTACAAGGAGCTCGGTGGGGTCAAGGTACTGGAGCAGATGAACCTCGAGAAGGCCGCCATCCTCTACGACGAGATCGACCGCAACCCCCTCTTCCGTGGTACGGTCAATACGGAGGACCGCTCGATCATGAACGTGTGCTTCGTCATGAGCGACGCCTACCAGGAGCTGGAGAAGGAGTTCTACGAATTCGCCTCCGCCCGCGGCTTCGTCAGCTTCAAGGGACACCGCTCTGTAGGCGGCTTCCGCGCTTCGCTCTACAACGCTATGCCTAAGAGCAGCGTTGAGTACTTCGTCCAGACGATGAAGGACTTCGAGCGCAAGGTCGCTAAGTAA
- a CDS encoding TonB-dependent siderophore receptor, whose protein sequence is MKLPVLLALLAASSLATAQTPQAAGGTEPQTAHSPRPGHYDLRGQITDIYGSPIPETIISIKGLPLKVQGGRSGFFLLPDVPRGQYVLVVHALGYHPQERIISLGQDDRPEMHQHIDFALREREDLLPTVDVLGRRAESYKNNLSFVGTKTATALKDVPQSIGYVTKELVLDQGATTVNDVVRNISGIHQYSFYNDFSIRGFRATGNRNSGNLINGMRTQTSLWRQSSLANIERVEVIKGPSSALFGNAAPGGVINRVTKKPLEVQRRSLSLTTGSWHTLRAYSDFTGPLNSRKSLLYRLNLGYEDTDGFRDLQGLTSYIVAPSLTYRLSERTQLGMDLVYSASSGKLDRGLAIFGDGALDSRPISATQSAANDYLRERMTNLTFSLSHQLAPGLLFSSTYLYSTYDEDLREHSQDNAFAKKADGSDDPSRVLMRVTQRLRSFRNNSFNNYLTWDTRTGALRHKLLLGYDLFSTDMLPSSSYIEAGGYLLKNGGTTKSYNAKKAADYLLDKDGNPRTNVPAFDLNTNSGNQYQDISKYLYESKTVKPTTQYASGLYLQEQLSWQRLQLLLGLRYEWFTDVVKDAKGAQQRTEQRAFTPRIGLVYSLLPSTNVYGTWLRGFEPQSVAVQSNPAAGGPFDPVESELWELGAKGEYLGGRLSVTAAAYHLTQRNTLYNAGITGQPDLMVPIGEERSHGLELDVAGQLTPYWSITANYGLNEAEITKAAAGTKDLGLQRPSTPRHSGSLWSKFIVPRGLLRGFGFGLGVHGVSERLGQVGRRSYAISYPGYALVHAALYYKVRDLQLQLNLDNLLDKRYFISGYDKLRSFPGAPRSLKLSATYRF, encoded by the coding sequence GTGAAGCTCCCAGTACTCCTAGCGCTTCTGGCCGCGAGCAGCCTCGCCACCGCCCAGACGCCCCAGGCAGCAGGCGGCACCGAGCCGCAGACTGCACATAGCCCGCGCCCCGGGCACTACGACCTACGCGGTCAGATCACCGATATCTACGGCAGTCCCATCCCCGAGACCATCATCAGCATCAAGGGCCTCCCCCTGAAGGTACAGGGCGGACGGTCGGGCTTCTTCCTCCTACCCGACGTCCCCCGAGGGCAGTACGTCCTCGTGGTGCATGCCCTGGGATACCATCCTCAGGAGCGCATCATCAGCCTCGGGCAGGACGACCGCCCCGAGATGCACCAGCATATAGACTTTGCGCTGCGTGAGCGCGAGGACCTCCTCCCCACCGTGGATGTCCTAGGGCGCCGCGCCGAGAGCTATAAGAATAACCTTTCCTTCGTCGGGACGAAGACCGCCACCGCCCTCAAGGACGTACCTCAGTCCATAGGCTACGTGACCAAGGAGCTCGTCCTCGACCAAGGCGCCACGACGGTCAACGATGTCGTCCGCAACATCAGTGGCATCCACCAGTACTCCTTCTACAACGACTTCTCCATCCGTGGCTTCCGCGCTACGGGCAACCGCAATTCGGGCAACCTCATCAATGGCATGCGCACCCAGACGAGCCTCTGGCGTCAGTCCTCACTGGCCAATATCGAGCGCGTCGAGGTCATCAAGGGCCCCTCTTCGGCCCTCTTCGGGAACGCAGCCCCAGGCGGCGTCATCAACCGCGTGACCAAGAAGCCGCTAGAGGTACAGCGTCGCTCGCTGAGCCTCACCACGGGCAGCTGGCACACGCTGCGCGCCTATAGCGACTTCACAGGGCCGCTCAATAGCCGCAAGAGCCTCCTCTATCGCCTCAACCTCGGCTATGAGGACACCGACGGCTTCCGCGACCTGCAGGGCCTGACGAGCTATATCGTCGCCCCCTCGCTGACCTATCGCCTCTCCGAGCGCACGCAGCTCGGGATGGACCTCGTCTATAGCGCTAGCTCGGGCAAGCTCGACCGTGGGCTGGCGATCTTCGGTGACGGAGCGCTTGACTCGCGCCCCATCAGCGCGACGCAGTCCGCGGCGAACGACTACCTCCGCGAGCGGATGACCAACCTCACCTTCTCCCTGAGCCACCAGCTCGCCCCAGGGCTACTCTTCAGCAGCACCTACCTCTACTCCACCTACGACGAGGACCTGCGGGAGCACTCGCAGGACAACGCCTTCGCTAAGAAGGCCGATGGCAGCGACGACCCCAGCCGCGTGCTGATGCGCGTGACGCAGCGCCTGCGCTCCTTCCGCAACAATAGCTTCAACAACTACCTCACCTGGGACACCCGCACAGGGGCACTGAGGCACAAGCTCCTCCTGGGCTACGACCTCTTCAGCACCGATATGCTCCCCAGCTCGTCCTACATCGAGGCGGGCGGCTACCTGCTCAAGAATGGCGGCACGACTAAGAGCTACAATGCCAAGAAGGCCGCAGACTACCTCCTCGACAAGGACGGCAACCCACGGACGAACGTCCCTGCCTTCGACCTAAACACCAATTCGGGCAACCAGTACCAGGACATCTCCAAGTACCTCTACGAGTCCAAGACCGTCAAGCCCACGACGCAGTACGCCAGTGGCCTCTACCTGCAGGAGCAGCTCAGCTGGCAGCGTCTGCAGCTGCTGCTAGGACTGCGCTACGAGTGGTTCACCGATGTCGTCAAGGACGCCAAGGGCGCCCAGCAGCGCACTGAGCAGCGTGCCTTCACGCCGCGCATAGGGCTCGTCTACAGCCTGCTGCCGAGCACCAATGTCTACGGGACCTGGTTGCGCGGCTTCGAGCCGCAGAGTGTCGCCGTGCAGAGCAACCCTGCCGCGGGAGGTCCCTTCGATCCCGTAGAGAGCGAGCTGTGGGAGCTGGGCGCCAAGGGTGAATACCTCGGTGGACGCCTCAGCGTGACAGCCGCGGCCTACCACCTCACGCAGCGCAATACGCTCTACAATGCTGGCATCACCGGTCAGCCCGACCTGATGGTGCCCATCGGAGAGGAGCGCAGCCACGGTCTGGAGCTGGATGTAGCGGGGCAGCTCACGCCCTACTGGAGCATCACCGCCAACTATGGCCTCAATGAGGCCGAGATCACCAAGGCCGCCGCAGGGACGAAGGACCTCGGGCTACAGCGCCCCAGCACGCCACGCCACTCGGGGAGCCTTTGGTCGAAGTTCATCGTCCCACGGGGACTCCTACGTGGCTTCGGCTTCGGCCTCGGGGTGCATGGGGTCTCTGAGCGGCTGGGGCAGGTCGGCCGCCGCAGCTATGCCATCAGCTACCCAGGCTACGCCCTCGTGCACGCCGCCCTCTACTACAAGGTACGTGACCTGCAGCTACAGCTTAATCTAGACAACCTCCTCGACAAGCGCTACTTCATCTCGGGCTACGACAAGCTACGCTCCTTCCCAGGGGCGCCACGCTCGCTGAAGCTCAGCGCGACCTACCGCTTCTAG
- a CDS encoding DUF4249 family protein — MSPYRIFLSALVLLSLGTSCRKELPITKSAERRLTLNYITSTSLGELYGSLLSSTEYPALQLTRTGQGAARYVLEAGIRVEVNGQERYAQTARLAAGLLRPDLRFAPGDRVRITATDRSDGTEVSSELEIPAQPQPFTASVRRASSSGQSTTRGLLHWRVEMRDPVAETNYYRIALRVVHPWRTSAGVLRYHIDYLPLDVDNSLILNDGEVIPKGRKDDGIGELVGRPARNKTQVFSDRLMQGGQAVLEFDSDYPLARWGGSYGSPDPKLAPRLELVLQAISREAYLYMKQLNTLEAGDYSEDNFLATPLQFPSNTSSGVGLVSIAADRVLVVDRLP; from the coding sequence ATGTCACCCTACCGTATATTCCTCAGCGCGCTCGTGCTGCTCAGCCTTGGGACCAGTTGCCGCAAGGAGCTCCCCATCACCAAGAGCGCCGAGCGCCGCCTGACGCTCAACTATATCACCTCCACCAGCCTCGGCGAGCTCTACGGCTCGCTCCTCTCCTCCACCGAATACCCTGCGCTGCAGCTGACACGCACAGGTCAGGGCGCTGCCCGCTACGTACTGGAGGCAGGTATCCGCGTCGAGGTCAACGGCCAGGAGCGCTACGCGCAGACGGCACGGCTGGCGGCGGGGCTGCTGCGCCCCGACCTACGCTTCGCTCCAGGCGATCGTGTGCGCATCACCGCCACCGACCGCAGCGACGGCACTGAGGTAAGCTCCGAGCTCGAGATCCCGGCCCAGCCGCAGCCCTTCACCGCCAGCGTCCGCCGAGCCTCCAGCTCGGGACAGTCCACCACGCGAGGCCTCCTACACTGGAGGGTAGAGATGCGGGACCCCGTGGCCGAGACCAACTACTACCGTATCGCCCTGAGGGTGGTGCATCCCTGGCGTACCTCTGCGGGCGTGCTGCGCTACCATATAGACTACCTCCCCCTCGATGTGGACAATAGCCTCATCCTCAATGACGGCGAGGTGATCCCTAAGGGGCGCAAGGACGACGGCATCGGGGAGCTGGTCGGACGCCCCGCGCGCAATAAGACGCAGGTCTTCTCCGACCGACTGATGCAGGGCGGGCAAGCCGTGCTGGAGTTCGACAGCGACTATCCGCTGGCTCGCTGGGGCGGGAGCTATGGGAGCCCCGACCCGAAGCTAGCGCCTCGCCTCGAGCTCGTGCTGCAGGCCATCAGCCGCGAGGCCTACCTCTATATGAAGCAGCTCAACACGCTGGAGGCCGGCGATTACTCAGAGGATAACTTCCTGGCCACGCCGCTGCAGTTCCCCTCCAATACCTCCTCTGGCGTAGGCCTCGTCTCGATCGCAGCGGATCGCGTGCTCGTCGTGGATCGGCTTCCCTAG
- a CDS encoding TonB-dependent receptor: MKQFLTLLLFLVGLGASPAAAQQGYVTVSGYIEDATSHEALIGASVYAPALGQGTMSNSQGFYSLRLPQGTHELSARYLGYAPYSLRIQLERDTTLRLQLRPTGQLEDVVITAERQRLNLDKLGVLQAPVHILKKVPSLLGEADLMKALQLMPGVQSGSDGSAGIHVRGGGSDENLILLDGAPLYNVDHLMGFFSVFTPEAVKTVDLYKGSFPARYGGRLSSVIDVRTKDGDLQHYHGALQLGLVSSRLQVEGPIVKGRSSFNLSLRRSYADLLARAFMPKDERGGYYFYDLYAKLQHRFSERDRLFLSFYNGRDRFWSDFREHYGSSSPDLVRTEHNKGGFHWGNTLGALRWNHVFSPRLYSDLSVAYTGYSFHINMQSEEQRQRERYQSRSAYRSGIEDLSAAWHLNYFHSNRQQLRFGLDYIHHRFRPEAMSAYSRSERGGQVEVEDLPELLGKARVLPAQDLSAYLESRSQLGQLQVDAGLRTSLYVTEGKQYLSLQPRLALGWRLHPDWLLQAGYTRMAQHVHLLTSSTLTLPSDLWVPVTKRIRPMYADQLSLGLSFSGLPGWSLSLEGYYKEMHHVLEYKDGASFIGSSAGWEEKVAQGEGRAYGLELMLMRQLGRTTGWLSYSWAHSQRRYEDGQINGGAWYPYKYDRRHHLNLVVTQHFSRRFELSAAWELFSGGVITLPLERMSLARPEGSDITGEAPFVERRNNYRLPVTHRLSLSANLRRVTRRGHESIWNFSLYNAYNQQNPSFVIPSRDYSVAGNGSGDVYRLKLYQYSILPILPSVSYTYKF; this comes from the coding sequence ATGAAGCAATTCCTTACCCTTCTACTCTTCCTCGTGGGGCTCGGTGCGAGCCCTGCAGCAGCCCAGCAAGGCTACGTCACCGTAAGCGGCTACATCGAGGACGCCACTTCGCATGAGGCCCTCATCGGCGCCAGCGTCTACGCCCCAGCACTTGGGCAGGGGACGATGAGTAATAGCCAAGGCTTCTACAGCCTACGCCTCCCACAAGGGACACACGAGCTCAGCGCCCGCTACCTAGGCTACGCGCCCTACAGCCTCCGCATCCAGCTGGAGCGTGACACGACGCTTCGCCTGCAGCTGCGTCCTACGGGTCAGCTGGAGGATGTCGTGATCACGGCCGAGCGCCAGCGGCTCAACCTCGATAAGCTGGGCGTCCTGCAGGCACCCGTACACATCCTCAAGAAAGTCCCCAGCCTGCTGGGTGAGGCCGACCTTATGAAGGCCCTGCAGCTGATGCCTGGCGTGCAGTCGGGCAGCGACGGCAGTGCGGGCATCCATGTACGTGGCGGCGGTTCGGACGAGAACCTCATCCTGCTGGACGGCGCCCCCTTATATAATGTAGACCACCTGATGGGCTTCTTCTCCGTCTTTACCCCCGAGGCGGTGAAGACGGTGGACCTGTATAAGGGCAGCTTCCCCGCACGCTACGGCGGGCGCCTCTCCTCGGTCATCGACGTGCGCACCAAGGATGGCGACCTGCAGCACTACCACGGAGCGCTCCAGCTCGGGCTTGTCTCCTCGCGCTTGCAGGTCGAGGGCCCGATCGTCAAGGGCCGAAGTTCCTTTAACCTCTCGCTGCGGCGAAGCTATGCCGACCTACTGGCCCGTGCCTTCATGCCCAAGGACGAACGCGGCGGCTATTACTTCTACGACCTCTACGCCAAGCTGCAGCACCGCTTCAGCGAGCGTGACCGCCTCTTCCTGAGCTTCTACAACGGCCGTGACCGCTTCTGGTCGGACTTCCGCGAGCACTACGGCTCCTCCTCGCCCGACCTAGTGCGCACCGAGCATAACAAGGGGGGCTTCCACTGGGGCAATACCCTCGGAGCGCTGCGCTGGAACCACGTCTTCTCTCCCCGCCTCTATAGCGACCTCTCGGTGGCCTATACGGGCTACAGCTTCCACATCAATATGCAGAGCGAGGAGCAGCGGCAGCGCGAGCGCTACCAGAGCCGCTCGGCCTACCGCTCGGGCATCGAGGACCTCTCGGCTGCCTGGCATCTCAATTACTTCCACTCCAATAGGCAGCAGCTGCGCTTCGGCCTCGACTACATCCACCACCGCTTCCGCCCCGAGGCGATGTCCGCCTATTCGCGCAGTGAGCGTGGGGGGCAGGTAGAGGTCGAGGACCTGCCCGAGCTGCTGGGCAAGGCACGCGTGCTGCCCGCCCAGGACCTCTCGGCCTACCTCGAGAGCCGCAGTCAGCTGGGGCAGCTGCAGGTAGACGCTGGGCTGCGCACCAGTCTCTACGTGACCGAGGGCAAGCAGTACCTCTCGCTGCAGCCACGCCTGGCCCTCGGCTGGCGTCTGCACCCCGACTGGCTCCTGCAGGCTGGCTACACCCGTATGGCGCAGCACGTGCATCTGCTCACCTCCTCCACCCTTACCCTCCCCTCCGACCTCTGGGTGCCCGTGACCAAGCGCATACGCCCGATGTACGCCGACCAGCTGAGCCTCGGGCTGAGCTTCTCGGGGCTCCCTGGCTGGTCGCTCTCGCTGGAGGGCTACTATAAGGAGATGCACCACGTGCTAGAGTATAAGGATGGTGCGAGCTTCATCGGCAGCTCCGCAGGCTGGGAGGAGAAGGTCGCTCAGGGCGAAGGGCGCGCCTACGGCCTCGAGCTGATGCTGATGCGCCAGCTGGGTCGGACGACGGGCTGGCTCAGCTACAGCTGGGCGCATAGCCAGCGCCGCTACGAGGACGGGCAGATCAACGGCGGCGCTTGGTACCCCTACAAGTACGACCGCCGCCATCACCTCAACCTCGTCGTGACGCAGCACTTCAGCCGGCGCTTCGAGCTCTCGGCAGCCTGGGAGCTCTTCAGCGGCGGCGTCATCACCCTACCGCTGGAGCGTATGTCCCTAGCCCGTCCCGAGGGCTCGGACATCACCGGGGAGGCACCCTTCGTAGAGCGACGCAATAACTATCGCCTGCCCGTGACGCACCGCCTCAGCCTGAGTGCGAACCTGCGCCGCGTCACCCGCCGCGGGCACGAGTCGATCTGGAACTTCAGCCTCTACAACGCCTACAACCAGCAGAACCCTAGCTTCGTCATCCCCTCGCGCGACTACAGCGTCGCGGGCAACGGGAGTGGGGATGTGTACCGCCTCAAGCTCTACCAGTACAGCATCCTACCCATCCTGCCCTCCGTGTCCTATACCTATAAGTTCTAG
- a CDS encoding DUF3853 family protein translates to MTLNELLEKPVWQMKGEELLFLTQQKVMQPEGAESEMSSAKEERHFVYGLSGLARLFGCSLPTANRIKQSGKIDRAITQVGRKIIVDADLALELAGRKSGGRR, encoded by the coding sequence ATGACACTAAACGAACTCCTCGAGAAGCCCGTATGGCAGATGAAGGGTGAAGAACTACTCTTCCTCACCCAACAGAAAGTAATGCAACCAGAGGGAGCAGAATCCGAGATGTCTTCCGCCAAAGAAGAAAGACACTTCGTTTACGGGCTATCTGGGCTTGCCCGGCTTTTTGGGTGTAGCCTCCCCACAGCCAATCGCATCAAGCAGAGCGGAAAGATCGATCGGGCTATCACTCAAGTCGGACGAAAGATCATCGTCGATGCAGACCTTGCACTTGAGCTAGCAGGACGCAAATCAGGAGGACGAAGATGA
- a CDS encoding toprim domain-containing protein — protein sequence MQLHDIKQIPIVDYLAQTGYKPKLIKGVNYWYCSPLRTELTPSFKVNAERNQWYDFGTGDHGDIIDLVCALQHCSTAEAMRSLSRLKETLSAESFSFGGIIPVRSQAPSMELISVQAVMHPKLLLYLSERGLQRSDVSPFLSEVYYRVSEKCFFALGFPNDAGGWELRNPYFKGCFAPKAITTIKGTDSHKLQLFEGFMDFLSWRKLHPEGQADSIMLNSLTLLPKLIPSLHPYAIIETFLDNDEAGDQATKQLIDAGLPVKDIRACYAPYKDINEYLILAEQRKQILTPRKRGLRR from the coding sequence ATGCAGCTACACGACATCAAGCAAATACCCATCGTGGACTACTTAGCACAAACTGGCTATAAGCCTAAGCTCATCAAGGGCGTGAACTATTGGTACTGCTCCCCGCTACGCACAGAGCTCACGCCTTCGTTTAAAGTCAATGCAGAGCGCAACCAATGGTATGACTTCGGCACAGGAGACCACGGAGACATCATTGACCTCGTTTGCGCTCTCCAGCATTGTTCCACAGCAGAAGCTATGAGAAGCCTATCGAGACTAAAGGAAACACTGTCTGCTGAGTCTTTTTCTTTTGGAGGAATCATTCCTGTGAGATCACAAGCTCCCTCAATGGAGCTTATCAGCGTACAAGCCGTGATGCATCCCAAGCTCTTACTGTATCTCTCGGAGCGAGGGCTACAGCGCTCTGATGTCTCCCCCTTCCTATCAGAAGTCTATTACAGGGTCTCCGAGAAGTGTTTCTTTGCCCTGGGATTCCCCAATGATGCTGGAGGATGGGAGCTACGCAATCCCTACTTTAAGGGCTGTTTTGCTCCCAAGGCCATAACGACAATCAAAGGAACTGATAGTCACAAGCTACAGCTCTTCGAGGGCTTCATGGACTTTCTCTCTTGGCGGAAACTTCACCCCGAGGGGCAAGCTGACAGCATCATGCTTAATTCGCTCACCCTACTTCCGAAACTCATACCCTCGCTTCATCCCTACGCTATAATTGAGACCTTTCTTGATAATGATGAAGCAGGGGATCAAGCAACGAAACAACTCATCGACGCTGGGCTACCCGTCAAGGATATACGAGCGTGCTACGCTCCCTATAAAGACATCAACGAGTATCTCATTCTGGCGGAGCAAAGGAAGCAGATCCTCACTCCGCGCAAGCGAGGACTGCGTCGATAA